Proteins co-encoded in one Deltaproteobacteria bacterium genomic window:
- a CDS encoding glycosyltransferase family 9 protein, which yields MKLPLKAHSLETPQRVCVLFPGALGDFICLLPALHHLARQAPLDVFARHAYADLVREEIRVYSIERPEIARLFVDGAAAEDRVGDFFACYRRVYSWTGSGQPVFREQLRLVAESDVYPFRPSQASQHQADYYFSCVAGAAAAPLPNIPLPPAALTWWHDYANEHGLGSRPLLVLAPGSGALEKNWPASSFAVVADWWRREKKGQVLMLLGPVEAERGSPDGSNMLVLRSPTLGQAAALLAHCESYLGNDSGMSHLAAAVGAPTVALFGPSDPSQWAPRGRAVEALSLHVECAPCSGPVMKSCPHRKCLTLLTPDMVIARLRQQTVIR from the coding sequence ATGAAACTACCTCTGAAGGCGCATTCGTTGGAAACTCCGCAGCGCGTTTGTGTGTTGTTTCCGGGCGCGTTGGGCGATTTCATTTGCCTGCTCCCCGCGCTACATCATCTAGCGCGACAAGCGCCGCTCGATGTGTTTGCCCGTCACGCATACGCCGACCTGGTACGTGAAGAGATCCGAGTCTATTCTATTGAACGCCCGGAGATCGCTCGACTCTTCGTCGACGGCGCAGCCGCGGAGGACCGGGTGGGCGATTTCTTTGCTTGCTATCGGAGGGTTTACTCGTGGACTGGAAGCGGCCAGCCGGTCTTTCGTGAGCAACTCCGGCTGGTCGCGGAAAGCGACGTTTATCCCTTTCGTCCGTCCCAAGCGTCGCAACATCAAGCAGACTATTACTTCTCTTGTGTTGCGGGCGCGGCGGCTGCACCACTTCCTAATATTCCGTTGCCGCCGGCGGCATTGACTTGGTGGCATGACTACGCCAATGAGCATGGGCTCGGTAGCCGGCCCTTGCTCGTCCTGGCGCCGGGCAGCGGCGCGCTGGAGAAGAATTGGCCGGCGTCTTCTTTCGCCGTAGTGGCCGACTGGTGGCGCCGTGAAAAAAAGGGCCAAGTGCTCATGTTGCTGGGCCCGGTGGAGGCGGAGCGTGGCAGCCCCGACGGATCGAACATGCTGGTCTTGCGTTCGCCCACCCTCGGCCAAGCCGCGGCATTGTTGGCGCACTGCGAGAGCTATCTCGGCAACGATAGCGGCATGAGCCACTTGGCAGCTGCCGTGGGCGCACCGACGGTGGCTTTGTTTGGACCGTCGGACCCCTCCCAGTGGGCGCCGCGAGGGCGAGCCGTGGAAGCATTATCTCTGCATGTCGAATGCGCACCCTGCAGTGGGCCGGTCATGAAGAGCTGTCCCCATCGCAAATGCCTAACACTGCTAACGCCTGATATGGTCATCGCGCGGCTGAGGCAGCAGACCGTGATCCGCTGA
- a CDS encoding DUF1844 domain-containing protein encodes MAEEEIKGKGFTVQDRRRFTDSGDAKADTAETVASAASQPPPSATATTATDPHRDDPLPEINFSTFVVSLSTQALMHLGEIPNPANGNLEQDIPVAKQMIDLVAMLKDKTKGNLTHNEDKLIEDILFDLRMRYVERVKQK; translated from the coding sequence ATGGCTGAAGAGGAGATCAAAGGAAAAGGGTTCACGGTGCAGGATCGCCGTCGTTTTACCGATTCGGGCGATGCTAAAGCAGACACCGCCGAGACCGTGGCTTCCGCCGCTAGTCAGCCCCCACCGAGCGCGACTGCGACCACGGCAACCGACCCGCACCGTGACGATCCGTTGCCGGAGATTAATTTCTCTACGTTTGTCGTCAGCTTAAGCACACAGGCGTTGATGCATTTGGGTGAGATCCCCAACCCGGCCAACGGTAACCTTGAGCAGGACATCCCGGTGGCCAAACAGATGATCGATCTTGTCGCCATGCTCAAGGATAAGACCAAAGGCAATTTGACCCACAATGAAGATAAGCTGATCGAGGATATTCTGTTCGATTTGCGCATGCGGTACGTGGAGCGGGTGAAGCAGAAATAG
- a CDS encoding MFS transporter, with protein sequence MLLSPLRHRDFRIFWIGLLLSSVGSQFTTVAMAWQIYELTNSPLQIGLIGLVRAVPQVLMLLFGGVLADAVDRRKLMMITQVSLFLVSAALALTTMTGHINVLILYGVTVFLALFTSLEGPSRHAIVANLVPAEDLARAMAIQSTQRQIATIAGPSAAGLVLAFAGPAVCYAIDAASWVVMLAALLLIRARAPGRGGWRTVSLSALGEGFRFVWGHAVFFPFLMMDLGANIFGTVRSLFPIYARDILAVGPQGLGVLYAASAAGALIGALGMSFAGTRRHAGRWILIGVSIYGLALFGFGFSRWFLLSVFFLVCSGIGDTISAVLRSTINQLSTPDELRGRMSAINSVFTNSGPQLGQFQAGALAAVVGAELSVAAGALMILAIVALMIVRFPLVRDFSISQVSRHHL encoded by the coding sequence ATGCTGTTATCTCCGCTGCGCCATCGCGATTTTCGGATCTTTTGGATCGGTCTACTGCTCTCCAGCGTCGGCAGCCAGTTCACCACCGTGGCGATGGCTTGGCAGATTTACGAGCTGACCAATTCACCGCTGCAGATTGGCCTGATCGGTTTGGTGCGTGCAGTGCCCCAGGTGCTGATGCTCCTGTTTGGCGGTGTGCTGGCCGATGCGGTGGACCGGCGCAAGCTGATGATGATCACCCAGGTCAGCCTGTTTTTGGTTTCTGCGGCGCTGGCGTTGACCACGATGACCGGCCACATCAATGTGTTGATTCTCTACGGTGTAACGGTCTTTCTCGCATTGTTTACATCTCTTGAGGGTCCATCGCGCCATGCCATCGTTGCGAACCTGGTTCCTGCCGAAGACTTGGCGCGCGCCATGGCGATTCAAAGCACCCAGCGTCAGATCGCGACCATTGCCGGTCCATCGGCTGCCGGTTTGGTGTTAGCCTTCGCTGGACCCGCTGTCTGCTACGCCATCGATGCCGCCTCTTGGGTGGTGATGCTGGCGGCGTTGCTACTGATTCGCGCCCGCGCACCGGGCCGCGGCGGCTGGCGCACCGTGTCACTCAGCGCTCTCGGCGAAGGGTTTCGTTTTGTCTGGGGACACGCGGTGTTTTTTCCGTTCTTGATGATGGACTTGGGCGCCAACATTTTCGGCACGGTACGCTCATTGTTTCCCATTTATGCGCGCGACATTCTTGCCGTGGGGCCCCAGGGTCTTGGTGTACTCTACGCCGCCAGCGCCGCTGGCGCGTTGATTGGCGCCCTGGGCATGAGTTTCGCGGGGACGCGGCGCCACGCCGGCCGCTGGATTTTGATCGGCGTTTCCATCTACGGTCTGGCGCTGTTTGGGTTTGGGTTTTCCCGGTGGTTTCTGCTCTCGGTCTTTTTTCTGGTTTGCTCGGGCATCGGCGATACGATCAGCGCGGTGCTGCGCTCGACGATCAATCAGCTGAGCACGCCCGACGAGTTGCGCGGCCGCATGTCGGCGATCAACAGTGTGTTTACCAATAGCGGGCCGCAACTCGGCCAGTTTCAAGCCGGCGCGCTGGCGGCGGTGGTCGGCGCGGAGTTGTCGGTGGCAGCGGGCGCTTTGATGATCCTCGCGATCGTGGCCCTCATGATAGTGCGATTTCCGTTGGTGCGAGATTTCAGCATTTCGCAGGTATCTCGCCATCACCTCTAG
- a CDS encoding type II toxin-antitoxin system prevent-host-death family antitoxin produces MDKFLTTSEARQKFLNLVDDVEDGDQVIITKRGVPKAAIISFEELQTLKAVARLWQDPEALRSMRLALEDAKAGRTLKFSGTPKVEKILAAARKKGLLRG; encoded by the coding sequence ATGGATAAGTTTTTGACCACCAGCGAAGCCAGGCAAAAGTTTCTAAATCTTGTCGACGACGTTGAAGACGGTGATCAGGTTATCATCACCAAGCGGGGGGTTCCCAAAGCGGCGATCATCAGTTTTGAAGAGCTGCAGACGCTAAAAGCGGTGGCCAGGCTTTGGCAAGACCCGGAGGCGCTCCGATCGATGCGCCTGGCGTTGGAGGATGCGAAAGCAGGACGGACTCTGAAGTTCTCTGGAACTCCTAAGGTGGAAAAAATCCTTGCTGCGGCTCGCAAGAAGGGTCTGCTGCGTGGCTGA
- the mutM gene encoding bifunctional DNA-formamidopyrimidine glycosylase/DNA-(apurinic or apyrimidinic site) lyase — MPELPEVETVCRSLRPHLLGRRIEKIKVYEPRLRVRVDERALARLRGQRIEAITRRAKYILISLTDGRHWIFHLGMSGKLICVTDNLARQKHDHIVVQLDDGSELRYHDPRRFGLSLVAAEPELETLPQFRQLGVDPFGAQLTPAFLFEHTRKSERRMRDLLLDQQIVAGLGNIYANEVLAIVGVKPTRRACRLTKREVADVARTIPELLGDAIRWCGTSFSDYRDADDKSGEFQNHLRVYDRHGEPCRQCASKIKRVTLGNRSAFYCPSCQR; from the coding sequence ATGCCTGAATTGCCGGAAGTCGAAACGGTGTGCCGAAGTTTGCGGCCACATTTGCTGGGACGGCGGATCGAAAAGATCAAAGTCTACGAACCGCGCCTGCGTGTGCGCGTCGACGAGCGCGCTCTGGCACGCTTGCGGGGCCAGCGCATCGAGGCGATCACACGCCGGGCGAAGTATATCTTGATTTCGCTGACCGACGGGCGGCATTGGATCTTTCACCTCGGCATGTCGGGCAAGTTAATTTGTGTCACCGACAACCTCGCGCGGCAGAAGCACGATCACATCGTCGTCCAGCTCGACGATGGAAGCGAGCTGCGCTACCACGACCCGCGCCGATTCGGTCTATCGCTGGTGGCGGCGGAGCCTGAGCTCGAAACGCTGCCGCAATTCCGCCAGCTTGGCGTCGATCCCTTCGGCGCTCAACTGACACCTGCTTTCTTGTTCGAACACACGCGCAAGTCCGAGCGGCGCATGCGCGATCTCTTACTCGACCAGCAGATCGTCGCAGGGCTCGGTAACATCTACGCCAACGAAGTGCTGGCCATCGTCGGCGTCAAGCCGACGCGGCGCGCATGCCGTTTGACGAAAAGAGAAGTTGCGGATGTCGCTAGGACAATTCCAGAATTGTTAGGTGACGCCATCCGCTGGTGCGGCACAAGTTTCTCAGATTACCGCGACGCCGACGACAAATCTGGCGAATTCCAAAATCACCTGCGCGTCTACGACCGCCACGGAGAGCCCTGCCGCCAATGCGCCAGCAAGATCAAGCGCGTTACTCTAGGAAATCGTAGCGCGTTTTATTGCCCGAGTTGTCAAAGGTAA
- a CDS encoding methyltransferase domain-containing protein codes for MIEIAPKSYQRLRAVLRQPWSGIRRSVWLWLAELWDIPKHRLQAIPNRAHLKRKGIVALPPASLRQRVSGENSADMFLNKGRKCSEGLSAALRSQGREISSFQSILDFGCGCGRTFIWWDLALSTAFYGTDIDGEAIRWCQENYRWGTFSVNRPLPPLPYADDTFDLIYAVSIFTHLNEEFQFRWLEELRRVTRPAGVVLLTLHGEHVWRQLNAKLIAQVKRDGILFVVDDYWKEAFPDWYQSTFHLKEYVIENFAKYFTIVDYILRGVNGHQDILVLKKEV; via the coding sequence ATGATTGAGATTGCCCCAAAGAGTTATCAACGCCTGCGTGCCGTACTGCGCCAACCATGGAGCGGAATACGTCGTTCCGTTTGGTTGTGGCTCGCTGAGCTTTGGGACATTCCCAAACACCGGCTACAAGCAATTCCCAACCGGGCGCATCTCAAGCGCAAAGGGATCGTTGCGCTGCCGCCGGCGTCGTTGCGCCAGCGTGTGAGCGGCGAGAACAGCGCAGATATGTTCCTCAATAAGGGGCGTAAGTGCAGTGAAGGTCTTAGCGCCGCGCTGCGGAGCCAGGGCCGCGAGATCTCTTCTTTTCAGAGCATATTGGATTTTGGCTGCGGCTGTGGTCGGACTTTCATTTGGTGGGACCTGGCGCTCAGCACGGCTTTCTATGGCACGGATATCGACGGCGAGGCGATCCGCTGGTGTCAAGAGAACTATCGCTGGGGCACGTTTAGCGTCAATCGGCCGTTGCCTCCGCTCCCCTATGCCGATGATACTTTCGATCTGATCTATGCGGTGTCGATCTTCACGCATCTCAATGAGGAGTTTCAGTTTCGTTGGCTGGAAGAGCTGCGGCGCGTGACCCGGCCGGCGGGGGTGGTGCTGCTCACGCTACACGGTGAGCATGTGTGGAGACAGCTCAATGCGAAACTGATCGCGCAGGTCAAGCGGGATGGCATCTTATTCGTGGTCGACGATTATTGGAAAGAGGCCTTTCCGGATTGGTATCAGTCGACGTTTCACCTCAAGGAGTATGTGATCGAGAACTTCGCGAAGTATTTTACCATTGTGGACTACATTCTACGCGGAGTGAACGGCCACCAAGATATTCTCGTGTTGAAAAAAGAGGTGTGA
- the tsaD gene encoding tRNA (adenosine(37)-N6)-threonylcarbamoyltransferase complex transferase subunit TsaD, which produces MLVLGVETSCDDTAAAVLRDGREILANIVSSQDQIHSPYGGVVPELASRQHIKNIVPIIDSALQKAGVTIQQIDGIAVTYGPGLVGSLLVGLSMAKGMAFRWGIPFVGINHLEAHLLAIRLEHDVSFPYIALIASGGHTLLYHVKDVGDYVFLGGTRDDAAGEAFDKVAKMMDLGYPGGRPIDNLARSGDAKALKFPRARFRKGSYEFSFSGIKTAVWHYLKTQGEAHWRNHQADIAASFQEAVVDMLVKPTLAACHALGVKQIVLSGGVAANSRLRVKMAELGQADGFKVFAPAPKFCTDNGAMIALAGHDWLRRGRRDDYALNADADLTL; this is translated from the coding sequence ATGCTGGTTCTGGGGGTTGAGACCTCGTGCGACGACACCGCCGCCGCCGTGTTGCGCGACGGACGGGAAATTCTCGCCAATATCGTTTCTTCGCAGGACCAGATTCACAGCCCCTACGGCGGCGTCGTTCCGGAGCTGGCCTCGCGCCAGCACATAAAAAATATCGTGCCGATCATCGACAGCGCGCTGCAAAAGGCCGGGGTGACGATTCAACAGATCGATGGCATCGCTGTTACCTACGGCCCAGGTCTGGTGGGCTCGCTACTGGTCGGACTTTCCATGGCCAAAGGAATGGCGTTTCGTTGGGGCATTCCTTTCGTTGGCATCAATCATCTCGAAGCCCATCTCCTGGCGATTCGTTTGGAGCATGACGTCAGCTTTCCCTATATCGCATTGATCGCTTCCGGGGGACATACGCTGCTCTACCATGTCAAAGACGTCGGCGATTATGTTTTTTTAGGCGGCACGCGCGACGACGCCGCCGGCGAAGCTTTCGATAAAGTCGCCAAGATGATGGATCTCGGATATCCGGGCGGCCGGCCGATCGACAATTTGGCCAGGAGCGGCGACGCGAAAGCGCTCAAGTTTCCGCGCGCGCGCTTTCGCAAGGGCAGTTACGAGTTCAGTTTCAGCGGCATCAAGACCGCCGTGTGGCACTATCTCAAGACCCAGGGCGAAGCGCATTGGAGAAATCACCAGGCCGACATCGCCGCGAGTTTCCAAGAAGCGGTGGTCGATATGCTGGTGAAGCCCACCTTGGCGGCGTGCCATGCGTTGGGTGTAAAGCAAATTGTGTTGTCCGGCGGCGTGGCGGCCAATAGCCGGCTGCGCGTTAAGATGGCCGAGTTGGGCCAAGCCGACGGGTTCAAAGTTTTTGCCCCGGCGCCGAAATTTTGCACCGACAATGGCGCGATGATCGCGTTGGCGGGACATGACTGGCTGCGGCGCGGCCGGCGCGACGATTACGCCTTGAACGCCGACGCCGACCTGACGCTTTGA
- a CDS encoding DegQ family serine endoprotease, whose translation MNLKNLWSENFSTKAVVLVALVSLAIGLGISGSLDWLAPTRANLMGEAATPEVRGGLPDFVSLAKRMKPLVVNISTTAVSEGRGGGGQDFGSPFGEEDPFNDFWRRFFGGPGGPGGPGSRGPQRQRSSGSGFIIDRDGSILTNNHVVENAQKIVVKLSDDSEHEAKVVGRDPKTDIAVIKIEAKTSLPVAVLGDSDKLEVGEWVVAIGNPFGLDSTVTSGIVSAKGRHINAGPYDNFIQTDASINPGNSGGPLINLRGEVVGINTAIFTRSGGNIGIGFAIPVNLVKELLPQLRGKGKVTRGYLGVLIQKVTPEIADSLGMERGYGALVANVSKDGPAEKAGVKVGDVIVEFDGKEVKDSSELPIIVARTAVEKKVRMKVLRDKKEVILNVAVGELKEEEVVASAPEKGELGMTVQRLTPQVAESLGLEKTEGVVVTQVEPGSAADEAGIRRGDVILEIDRKAVRSVDEYKKSVATIRKGRGVLFLVRRGESTLFLALKPQK comes from the coding sequence ATGAACTTGAAAAACCTGTGGAGTGAGAACTTTAGCACCAAAGCGGTGGTGTTGGTGGCATTGGTTTCTTTGGCCATTGGCCTGGGCATTAGCGGTAGCTTGGACTGGTTGGCGCCGACCCGGGCCAACCTCATGGGCGAGGCGGCAACGCCAGAAGTTCGTGGCGGGCTACCCGATTTCGTTTCGCTGGCCAAACGGATGAAGCCGCTGGTTGTCAATATCTCGACCACCGCTGTGAGCGAAGGCCGCGGCGGTGGCGGACAGGACTTTGGCAGCCCGTTCGGTGAAGAAGATCCGTTCAATGATTTTTGGCGGCGCTTTTTTGGTGGACCCGGCGGGCCGGGCGGGCCCGGATCGCGCGGACCGCAGCGCCAGCGCAGTTCGGGTTCGGGCTTTATCATCGATCGCGACGGCTCCATTCTTACTAATAATCACGTTGTCGAAAATGCCCAAAAGATCGTCGTCAAGCTGTCCGACGACAGCGAGCATGAGGCCAAGGTGGTGGGCCGTGACCCCAAGACCGACATCGCCGTGATCAAGATCGAAGCCAAGACCTCCTTGCCCGTGGCTGTATTGGGCGACTCCGATAAACTTGAAGTCGGCGAATGGGTCGTGGCGATCGGCAACCCGTTTGGTCTCGACAGCACCGTGACCTCAGGCATCGTCAGCGCGAAGGGGCGGCACATTAACGCTGGGCCCTATGATAATTTTATCCAGACCGATGCATCGATCAACCCGGGCAATTCCGGCGGGCCCTTGATCAACTTGCGCGGCGAAGTGGTTGGCATCAACACGGCGATCTTTACGCGCAGCGGCGGCAACATCGGGATTGGCTTTGCTATCCCAGTCAATCTGGTGAAAGAACTCCTGCCGCAGCTGCGTGGCAAAGGCAAAGTGACGCGCGGTTATCTGGGCGTGCTAATTCAGAAAGTCACGCCCGAAATCGCCGACAGCCTGGGCATGGAGCGCGGCTACGGCGCGCTGGTGGCCAATGTTTCCAAGGATGGGCCGGCGGAGAAAGCCGGCGTCAAGGTTGGCGACGTCATTGTCGAATTCGACGGCAAGGAAGTCAAAGACTCATCCGAGCTGCCGATCATCGTGGCGCGCACGGCGGTGGAGAAAAAAGTCCGCATGAAGGTGCTACGCGACAAGAAAGAAGTGATCCTCAACGTTGCGGTGGGTGAGCTCAAAGAGGAAGAAGTTGTCGCCTCGGCCCCGGAAAAAGGCGAGTTGGGTATGACGGTGCAGCGCTTGACGCCACAGGTGGCGGAGAGCTTGGGCCTGGAAAAGACCGAAGGCGTCGTCGTGACTCAGGTCGAGCCCGGGAGCGCCGCCGACGAAGCCGGCATTCGGCGCGGCGACGTTATCCTTGAGATCGACCGCAAGGCGGTGCGCAGCGTCGATGAATACAAGAAATCGGTGGCAACCATTCGCAAAGGACGCGGAGTGCTCTTCTTGGTTCGCCGGGGTGAGAGCACGCTGTTCTTGGCACTCAAGCCACAGAAATGA
- a CDS encoding PBP1A family penicillin-binding protein, which yields MNKSKLRIFTNSIVVTLLLTTTGLVFGGWLLKDWQDAVTKKFEGRKWVHPSKIYSDSYLLYVGIRVRPEDLREKLRRLGYVQTASQPRSKGEYRYPAGGALLEVYLHDFAYPTEAFKGIPVKISLQDSVVTRIENATNAQELFSLELEPELATGLYERTWQERQVVKLNEVPPLLIRAVLAIEDERFYSHHGIDPIGLLRASWVNLKNLGLVQGGSTLTQQLMKNFFLSDERKLSRKAKEAVMALIAERKYSKDEILENYLNEIYLGQKGSQGIFGVSEAAQFYFSRQLNELSVGEMALMAGLIRAPNRLSPYRSLEAATKRRNVVLTKLLDDQIITRKQYDIASKEPLRHRELIKVVNDAPFYVDYLKRELAENYSDEVLKQEGLRIFTSLDLHLQKIAERALSSGLKKLEESHASLRRKPDEDSLEGAIIVLRPQTGEIKAMVGGRSYAKSQFNRVFQAKRQPGSVFKPFVYLAAFIYGGQEGGRYYPDTQVSDSKFTWVYDKQEWQPNNYNDDYFGSVTVRRALEMSLNSATSRVARDVGIRRVRDIAHRMGIQSTLPAVPSLSLGSAEVTPLEIAVAFSTLANNGVRTQPLAVKQVVNADTKVLEKRDVRVEQILSPSVAFMMNNLLKGVLDRGTAAQARSWGFNRPAAGKTGTTNDYKDAWFVGYTPDLLALVWVGFDNQNKVGLSGAQAALPIWTEFMKSATASMPVSDFLPPPSPEVPQESAPKSKCETDPGAEGCMPAATPVRQTAEKL from the coding sequence TTGAATAAGTCCAAGCTTCGAATCTTCACCAATTCCATCGTCGTTACGCTCTTGCTGACCACCACCGGGTTGGTTTTCGGCGGTTGGCTGCTGAAGGATTGGCAGGACGCGGTCACCAAAAAATTTGAAGGGCGCAAGTGGGTTCACCCTTCAAAAATCTATTCGGATAGTTATCTCCTATACGTCGGTATCAGGGTCCGCCCGGAAGACCTGCGCGAAAAGCTGCGCCGGTTGGGCTACGTGCAGACCGCCAGTCAGCCCAGGAGCAAAGGCGAATATCGCTACCCAGCCGGCGGCGCGCTGTTAGAGGTGTATCTGCACGATTTCGCCTACCCCACCGAAGCGTTCAAAGGCATCCCGGTAAAGATATCGCTGCAAGACTCGGTCGTTACGCGCATTGAAAACGCCACCAATGCGCAGGAGCTGTTTTCGCTCGAGCTCGAACCCGAGCTGGCGACCGGGCTCTACGAGCGCACCTGGCAAGAGCGGCAAGTGGTCAAGTTGAACGAAGTGCCGCCGTTGCTGATAAGAGCCGTGTTGGCTATCGAAGACGAGCGTTTCTACAGCCACCACGGTATCGATCCCATCGGGCTTTTGCGGGCTAGCTGGGTCAATCTAAAAAACCTCGGTTTGGTCCAGGGCGGCAGCACCTTGACCCAGCAGCTCATGAAGAACTTCTTTCTGTCCGATGAGCGCAAGCTCAGCCGCAAAGCCAAAGAAGCGGTCATGGCGCTGATCGCCGAGCGGAAATATTCCAAGGACGAAATTTTGGAGAATTACCTCAACGAAATTTACCTCGGGCAGAAGGGCTCCCAGGGGATTTTCGGTGTTTCCGAAGCAGCACAATTTTATTTTTCCCGACAGCTCAACGAGCTGTCGGTGGGTGAGATGGCGCTGATGGCGGGGCTCATTCGCGCCCCCAACAGACTTTCCCCCTACCGTAGTTTGGAAGCCGCCACCAAGCGGCGCAACGTGGTTCTCACGAAGCTGCTCGACGATCAAATTATCACCCGCAAGCAGTACGATATCGCCAGTAAGGAGCCGCTGCGTCATCGCGAGTTGATCAAAGTCGTCAATGATGCGCCGTTCTACGTCGACTATCTGAAGCGGGAGTTGGCGGAGAACTATTCCGACGAGGTGCTCAAGCAGGAAGGCTTGCGTATTTTTACCAGCCTCGATTTGCATCTGCAAAAGATCGCCGAGCGCGCGCTCAGCTCCGGACTGAAGAAGCTGGAAGAAAGCCATGCTTCCCTGCGCCGCAAGCCGGATGAAGATTCTTTGGAAGGCGCCATCATCGTGCTGCGGCCGCAGACCGGCGAGATCAAAGCGATGGTCGGCGGGCGGAGCTATGCCAAGTCGCAGTTCAACCGGGTGTTCCAAGCCAAGCGGCAGCCGGGCTCGGTGTTCAAACCGTTCGTGTACCTGGCGGCCTTTATATACGGCGGACAAGAAGGCGGGCGCTACTATCCGGACACACAGGTCAGCGATTCGAAGTTTACTTGGGTTTACGACAAGCAGGAGTGGCAGCCAAACAACTATAATGACGATTATTTCGGCTCGGTGACGGTGCGGCGGGCGTTGGAAATGTCACTCAACTCAGCCACCAGCAGAGTGGCGCGCGATGTTGGCATCAGGCGGGTGCGCGATATCGCCCATCGCATGGGCATTCAAAGCACTCTTCCGGCTGTGCCGTCATTGTCACTCGGATCGGCGGAGGTAACCCCCCTGGAGATAGCGGTGGCGTTTTCTACGCTGGCCAACAACGGCGTGCGCACCCAACCGCTGGCGGTCAAGCAAGTGGTCAATGCCGACACGAAAGTTTTGGAGAAGCGCGACGTGCGCGTCGAGCAAATTCTTTCGCCCAGCGTGGCCTTCATGATGAACAATCTGCTCAAGGGCGTGCTCGATCGAGGCACCGCGGCGCAGGCGCGCAGCTGGGGGTTCAATCGTCCGGCGGCCGGAAAAACCGGCACGACCAACGATTACAAAGATGCCTGGTTCGTCGGCTACACGCCCGATCTGCTGGCGTTGGTCTGGGTGGGCTTCGATAACCAGAATAAGGTCGGTCTTTCCGGTGCCCAGGCCGCGCTGCCGATCTGGACTGAGTTCATGAAAAGCGCCACGGCGAGCATGCCCGTGAGCGATTTTCTCCCACCGCCGAGCCCCGAGGTGCCGCAAGAGAGTGCGCCAAAAAGCAAATGTGAAACAGATCCCGGTGCTGAGGGTTGCATGCCGGCGGCGACACCGGTGAGACAGACCGCGGAGAAGCTGTAA
- the rsmA gene encoding ribosomal RNA small subunit methyltransferase A — protein sequence MTLHQEVRSALRELDLRAKKSRGQNFLIHEHVVEAILRLLHLESEDEVLEIGPGLGFLTRRVVADAKKVWAVEVDGRLIEYLQRRDWSARANFQLIAGDILQVPIVDWLPDRKIKVLGNLPYNISTEVLFRLFDLRGHFSCLVIMLQKEVADRLASGPGTKDYGVLSVWCQLHGVVTDKVSVSPEAFFPKPTVRSTVLRIDLREQSLVDEKEFPAMKNLLRAAFGQRRKTLSNGLVTWLQRERGAIDNLLAEHKIDPKRRGESLAVNEFVALMSGLRARGWLVPAQRGLANA from the coding sequence ATGACGCTCCACCAAGAGGTTCGCTCCGCACTGCGCGAGTTGGACCTCCGCGCCAAAAAGAGCCGCGGGCAAAATTTTTTGATTCACGAGCATGTTGTCGAAGCGATCCTGCGATTGCTTCACCTGGAGAGCGAGGACGAAGTCTTGGAGATTGGCCCAGGACTCGGCTTTTTGACGCGGCGCGTAGTGGCCGACGCAAAGAAAGTCTGGGCCGTGGAGGTGGATGGGAGACTGATCGAATATTTGCAGCGGCGCGACTGGTCGGCGCGTGCAAACTTCCAGCTCATCGCCGGCGATATTTTGCAAGTCCCAATCGTTGATTGGCTGCCCGACCGCAAAATAAAAGTCCTTGGCAATCTGCCCTACAATATTTCGACGGAAGTTTTGTTTCGCTTGTTCGACTTGCGCGGGCATTTTTCCTGTTTGGTGATCATGCTGCAAAAAGAGGTGGCCGATCGCCTTGCCAGCGGACCGGGCACGAAAGACTACGGCGTGCTTTCGGTGTGGTGCCAGCTGCATGGCGTTGTGACCGACAAAGTGTCGGTGTCGCCGGAAGCGTTCTTCCCTAAGCCAACGGTGCGTTCGACGGTGCTGCGCATCGATTTGCGCGAGCAATCGTTAGTTGATGAAAAAGAGTTTCCGGCAATGAAAAATCTCCTGCGCGCCGCCTTTGGCCAGCGGCGCAAGACCTTGAGCAACGGACTTGTCACGTGGCTTCAGCGCGAGCGCGGCGCCATCGATAACTTGCTCGCCGAGCACAAGATCGATCCCAAACGGCGCGGTGAAAGCCTCGCCGTTAATGAATTTGTCGCTTTGATGAGCGGACTGCGCGCGCGCGGTTGGCTCGTGCCCGCACAACGAGGCCTTGCGAATGCCTGA